Proteins co-encoded in one Alcanivorax sp. genomic window:
- a CDS encoding alginate O-acetyltransferase AlgF has product MRVWLMILGMLVSLPVWAAQDGNEGLYEMAAPPDSAFVRVVNVTDGQVAVAMDDWRQSLSPGQSGDYLYRPAGTATLRVNDKPFEFSFGKRSVQTLVFDGVALVPHEDTYFNSRLKALLVMYNLSSQSATLQTSNGAVNVIGPLLAGSSDEREINGVKVSLKVTLDSGKTLPLEDVVLQRGRVYTVLVTPGDGDGQARLEETHVATKTES; this is encoded by the coding sequence ATGCGTGTATGGCTCATGATTCTGGGCATGCTGGTGAGTTTGCCGGTATGGGCAGCCCAGGACGGTAACGAGGGGCTCTATGAAATGGCCGCCCCGCCGGACTCTGCTTTTGTCCGGGTGGTCAATGTGACAGATGGACAGGTGGCAGTGGCGATGGATGATTGGCGCCAGTCCCTGTCACCGGGGCAGTCCGGGGATTACCTGTACCGTCCGGCGGGAACCGCGACACTTCGTGTCAACGACAAGCCGTTCGAGTTCTCGTTCGGCAAACGCTCGGTGCAGACGCTGGTGTTCGATGGTGTTGCGCTGGTGCCCCATGAAGACACCTATTTCAACAGCCGCCTGAAAGCCTTGCTGGTGATGTATAACCTGTCTTCCCAGTCGGCCACCCTGCAGACCAGTAATGGCGCCGTGAATGTAATCGGCCCCTTGCTGGCAGGCAGTAGCGATGAGCGAGAGATCAATGGGGTGAAAGTCTCCTTGAAAGTGACCCTGGATAGCGGCAAGACATTGCCACTGGAAGACGTGGTGTTGCAGCGCGGCAGGGTCTATACCGTGCTGGTAACGCCGGGTGACGGTGATGGCCAGGCTCGCCTGGAGGAAACCCATGTGGCTACCAAAACAGAGTCTTGA
- a CDS encoding alginate O-acetyltransferase, whose translation MIAMKKASQINGWLFLVVIFSGLLSLLYPVGQFFVTEPAAWDQFRQGELVRKLERHVDEQFILREPSIALWADASFLLFHAGRPGVLVGEQEWLFTREEYYFDSRSEQRLTRNLEQVAHTVCMLEALGKQVLLVPVPAKRRLYAQWSERGVSTDMDALYQRITSSLSDARIPWLDTLPLMQHAAAQTDVFMRTDTHWSPRGAEVVAEGVASTLAIPPRHQYQTRKVAVEPWEGDLLRYLPTSQGIGPQRQEPLPRYETAALDQAQDAAALLGDDMPPVALVGTSYSAMDEWHFPGFLKQQLGEDVLVYALEAEGPFAAMREFINGPAARDERVKYVLWEVPERALIQSMEPIVEGERHACMAHDSGHAGEFAGMGSPGR comes from the coding sequence ATGATTGCCATGAAAAAAGCCTCACAGATTAATGGTTGGCTGTTCCTCGTCGTCATTTTTTCTGGATTGCTGTCGTTGCTTTATCCGGTGGGGCAGTTCTTTGTCACAGAGCCAGCCGCCTGGGATCAGTTTCGCCAGGGTGAGCTGGTGCGCAAGCTGGAGCGTCATGTGGACGAGCAGTTCATCCTGCGCGAGCCGTCAATTGCCCTGTGGGCGGATGCCAGCTTTCTGCTGTTCCATGCCGGCCGCCCCGGTGTGCTGGTCGGCGAGCAGGAGTGGCTGTTCACCCGCGAAGAGTACTATTTCGATAGCCGCAGCGAACAAAGGCTGACGCGCAATCTTGAGCAAGTGGCTCACACCGTGTGCATGCTGGAAGCGCTGGGGAAACAGGTGCTGTTGGTGCCGGTGCCCGCCAAGCGGCGCCTCTATGCTCAATGGAGTGAGCGCGGTGTTTCCACAGATATGGACGCGCTTTACCAGCGGATAACCTCGTCGCTGAGTGACGCGCGTATCCCCTGGCTGGATACCCTGCCACTGATGCAGCATGCCGCTGCCCAGACGGATGTGTTCATGCGTACGGATACGCACTGGAGTCCCCGGGGCGCGGAAGTGGTTGCAGAGGGCGTGGCTTCCACGCTGGCGATTCCGCCACGCCATCAGTATCAGACACGCAAAGTGGCGGTGGAACCCTGGGAGGGCGATCTGCTGCGTTACCTTCCCACCAGTCAGGGGATCGGCCCGCAGCGCCAGGAGCCCTTGCCCCGCTATGAGACTGCCGCGCTGGACCAGGCGCAGGATGCGGCGGCATTGCTGGGGGATGACATGCCGCCGGTGGCGTTGGTGGGCACCAGCTACAGCGCCATGGACGAGTGGCATTTTCCCGGTTTCCTGAAGCAGCAACTGGGTGAAGACGTTCTTGTCTATGCGCTGGAGGCGGAAGGGCCTTTTGCCGCCATGCGGGAGTTCATCAACGGCCCTGCCGCCAGGGATGAGCGGGTGAAATATGTACTGTGGGAAGTGCCGGAGCGGGCACTGATTCAATCAATGGAACCGATTGTGGAAGGGGAGCGTCATGCGTGTATGGCTCATGATTCTGGGCATGCTGGTGAGTTTGCCGGTATGGGCAGCCCAGGACGGTAA
- a CDS encoding MBOAT family O-acyltransferase, which yields MVFSSNLFVFLFLPLFLSAYYLTPGRWRNWTILLGSYLFYAWWRPDFLLLFVAITLWNYVFALAIQKYREHPRCFYWLVVGVAGDLAALGYFKYANFGVDSISALMVSVGLNPFYLETIILPLGISFYTFQALAYLVDVYRGDAKPTRSFINFAAFISFFPQLIAGPILRYRNLERQFEKRTHSMELFSLGASRFLLGFIKKVLIADSIAPVAAYYMAAPDPGFVDSVFAVVMSTLQLYFDFSGYSDMAIGLGMMMGFKFQENFNQPFVCLSVTEFWQRWHITLSQWLRDYLYRPLKKTLNWPMGAATFTTLALAGFWHGADLAFLLWGSAIGGMMVLERRLGWVTTMSTPYSLFRNYRAQAFLWFIWPLFLAGNIPDAWRMMSGLLGLNGLGSLHNLTLYVSPMTLFFCLVAFVWERGSAYYNKRFYLGLDESNVFQDVSSWRVPILWCGFALAVTRLSAESFSPFLYFQF from the coding sequence ATGGTCTTCTCATCCAATCTGTTCGTGTTTCTTTTTTTGCCGCTGTTTTTGTCAGCCTACTATCTGACGCCGGGGCGCTGGCGCAACTGGACCATCCTGTTGGGCAGTTATCTGTTCTATGCCTGGTGGCGGCCGGACTTTCTGTTGTTGTTTGTGGCCATCACGCTGTGGAATTACGTGTTTGCCCTGGCGATTCAGAAATACCGTGAGCATCCACGTTGTTTCTACTGGCTGGTAGTCGGGGTGGCGGGCGACCTGGCTGCGCTGGGCTATTTCAAATATGCCAACTTCGGTGTGGATAGCATCAGTGCGCTGATGGTGTCGGTGGGCCTGAATCCGTTCTATCTGGAAACCATCATTCTGCCCCTGGGGATTTCCTTCTATACCTTCCAGGCGCTGGCTTACCTGGTGGATGTGTACCGTGGTGATGCCAAGCCCACCCGCAGCTTCATCAACTTTGCTGCGTTCATTTCTTTTTTCCCGCAGCTGATTGCCGGGCCGATTCTTCGTTACCGAAATCTGGAGCGGCAGTTTGAAAAACGTACTCACTCCATGGAGCTATTCTCCCTGGGGGCCAGTCGTTTTCTGCTGGGCTTTATCAAGAAGGTGCTGATTGCCGACAGTATCGCCCCCGTTGCGGCCTACTATATGGCGGCGCCGGATCCGGGCTTTGTTGACAGCGTCTTTGCCGTCGTCATGTCCACTCTGCAGTTGTACTTCGATTTTTCCGGTTATTCGGACATGGCCATTGGCCTTGGCATGATGATGGGGTTCAAGTTTCAGGAGAACTTCAATCAGCCCTTTGTATGCCTCAGCGTAACCGAGTTCTGGCAGCGCTGGCATATCACCTTGTCCCAGTGGTTGCGGGATTACCTTTACCGGCCGCTGAAGAAAACCCTGAACTGGCCGATGGGTGCGGCCACCTTTACTACCCTGGCGCTGGCCGGTTTCTGGCACGGGGCGGATCTGGCCTTCCTGCTGTGGGGATCAGCCATCGGCGGGATGATGGTGCTGGAGCGGCGGCTTGGCTGGGTGACAACCATGTCCACCCCATACTCCCTGTTCAGGAATTATCGCGCTCAGGCGTTCCTGTGGTTCATCTGGCCCTTGTTCCTGGCCGGCAATATACCGGATGCCTGGCGGATGATGTCGGGCCTGTTGGGGCTCAATGGCCTGGGCAGTCTGCACAACCTGACACTGTATGTGTCGCCCATGACCCTGTTCTTCTGCCTGGTGGCGTTTGTTTGGGAGCGTGGCAGCGCCTATTACAACAAGCGGTTCTACCTGGGGCTGGATGAAAGCAACGTGTTCCAGGATGTGAGTAGCTGGCGGGTGCCGATTCTGTGGTGCGGTTTTGCGCTGGCGGTGACGCGCTTGTCAGCCGAGTCTTTTTCTCCCTTTCTGTATTTCCAGTTCTGA
- a CDS encoding alginate export family protein — MSRLRNSSLALMLAVAALKAGAATPLPIHTYDQRLYFSGGESPDYQKLFIDDQTEPNGLLRYEPRYYWRSGDTEWHRWDAQLRAKLLVAAGRPSSLQADENGRIQEDEHYAELRDAWIRRRMLFGAPSLSLAFGRQSYKDEEGVIWDLPLESLNLDYQSSHWRAHLIAGQQLTTFRSDESDLDPRDEDITRVLAGVGKQWAPGHWWDLRVHYQDDRSGAQVERFEDLLDVRDFTGYWAGVRLHGESGHAPAVGYTVNALFQEGDLDRYVIDGDGSSLDSEDRVQGFFVQGELFGRLDSLSWRPGLGVRAATTDEPEYAVNDGYFQSRVQSNRRPGVADLSTGPLGDLIDYEMHNLAYAAVWYEQQLWPRAELEVLAGSLQRLNDTLRVNSQISNPLVDGESHLGDVMNVALGWKSFPLAVSERRQMQLSARLSYSSFGMGNAYQRPERIHQILFVIAGRW, encoded by the coding sequence ATGTCGCGATTACGCAATAGTTCCCTGGCGCTGATGTTGGCGGTTGCGGCGCTGAAGGCCGGTGCTGCAACCCCATTGCCGATTCATACCTATGATCAGCGTCTTTATTTCAGTGGTGGCGAATCACCGGATTATCAGAAGCTGTTCATTGATGATCAGACCGAGCCCAATGGGCTGCTGCGTTATGAGCCACGTTACTACTGGCGTAGCGGAGATACCGAGTGGCATCGCTGGGATGCCCAGTTACGGGCCAAGCTGTTGGTGGCGGCAGGCCGCCCCAGCAGTCTGCAGGCGGATGAGAATGGCCGTATTCAGGAGGATGAGCATTACGCCGAACTGCGGGATGCCTGGATCCGGCGCCGCATGTTGTTTGGCGCTCCCTCCCTGTCACTGGCCTTCGGTCGTCAATCCTACAAGGATGAAGAAGGGGTGATCTGGGATTTGCCCCTAGAAAGTCTCAACCTGGATTATCAGTCCAGCCACTGGCGTGCCCATCTGATTGCGGGTCAACAGCTGACAACCTTCCGCTCGGATGAATCGGATCTGGATCCCCGTGATGAGGACATTACCCGTGTATTGGCCGGGGTGGGCAAGCAGTGGGCGCCCGGTCACTGGTGGGACCTGCGGGTGCATTACCAGGATGACCGCTCCGGAGCCCAGGTGGAGCGCTTCGAGGACCTGCTGGATGTGCGCGACTTCACCGGGTATTGGGCGGGTGTCAGGTTGCACGGTGAGAGCGGTCATGCACCGGCTGTGGGTTATACCGTCAATGCCCTGTTTCAGGAGGGGGATCTTGATCGCTATGTTATCGACGGCGACGGGAGCAGCCTGGACAGTGAGGACCGGGTACAGGGCTTTTTCGTTCAGGGAGAGCTCTTCGGTCGGCTGGACAGTTTGAGTTGGCGCCCGGGCTTGGGGGTGCGTGCCGCGACCACAGACGAACCGGAATACGCGGTAAATGATGGTTACTTCCAGAGCCGGGTGCAGAGTAACCGGCGCCCCGGGGTGGCAGATCTGTCCACTGGGCCGCTGGGGGATCTGATCGACTATGAGATGCATAACCTGGCCTATGCGGCGGTGTGGTACGAGCAGCAGCTATGGCCCCGTGCGGAACTGGAGGTGCTGGCGGGCTCCCTGCAAAGGCTGAATGACACTCTTCGGGTAAACAGTCAGATCAGTAACCCACTTGTGGATGGTGAATCGCATCTGGGCGATGTGATGAATGTGGCACTGGGCTGGAAGTCCTTCCCGCTGGCGGTGTCCGAACGGCGCCAGATGCAGTTGTCCGCACGGCTGAGTTATTCGTCTTTTGGCATGGGGAACGCCTACCAGCGGCCTGAGCGGATTCATCAGATCCTGTTTGTTATCGCAGGGAGGTGGTAA